A genome region from Diorhabda carinulata isolate Delta chromosome 2, icDioCari1.1, whole genome shotgun sequence includes the following:
- the LOC130903656 gene encoding low density lipoprotein receptor adapter protein 1-A produces the protein MGDSNDTVISVSDLPLKFTVKYLGSHPSKGLWGMKFTRKPVDNLVSQARNMPPNVILPIVIFNVSEEGVEFVDRTSKKIKEEPTKFSVENISYGVQDLVYTRVFSMIVVTDDNLNNGVPFECHSFLCDSRNEARKITYALAAVFQDYGRKIKQKNGERPIKKFAIDLRTPEQQAEGVEEESDV, from the exons ATGGGAGATAGCAACGATACTGTGATATCTGTTAGTGATTTACCATTAAAGTTTACTGTTAAGTATTTGG GTAGTCATCCTTCGAAAGGTCTATGGGGAATGAAATTCACGCGAAAACCAGTTGACAATTTAGTATCGCAAGCAAGGAACATGCCACCGAACGTTATCCTTCCAATAGTCATCTTCAACGTATCCGAAGAAGGAGTCGAATTCGTTGATAGAAcgtccaaaaaaataaaagaagaaccTACGAAATTTTCCGTGGAAAACATTTCGTACGGCGTACAAGATCTCGTATATACGAGGGTATTCAGTATGATAGTTGTCACTGATGACAATCTTAATAACGGGGTACCTTTCGAATGTCACAGTTTTTTGTGTGATTCGAGAAACGAAGCTAGGAAAATCACTTACGCCCTAGCGGCGGTATTTCAAGATTACGGCaggaaaattaaacaaaaaaatggcGAACGTCCTATTAAAAAATTCGCCATCGATTTACGGACACCGGAACAACAAGCTGAAGGCGTAGAAGAAGAAAGTGACGTGTga
- the LOC130903872 gene encoding U-scoloptoxin(01)-Cw1a-like, with the protein FRKFTFIVLFFQQIDGYIPGQDYPIYHEIPQGLTFRCDQKLPGYYSDPEAQCQVWHWCLPNGQKFSFLCPNGTVFNQYARVCDWWFNVDCAAAPSLYGINEDLYRIPSYVDKRQQK; encoded by the exons TTCAGAAAGTTtactttcattgttttattttttcagcaAATAGATGGTTATATACCTGGACAAGATTATCCCATATATCATGAAATACCACAAGGATTAACCTTCAGATGTGACCAAAAATTACCAGGTTATTACAGCGATCCGGAAGCTCAGTGTCAA GTGTGGCACTGGTGTCTTCCTAACGgtcaaaaatttagttttttgtgtCCGAATGGTACAGTTTTTAATCAATACGCCAGAGTATGCGATTGGTGGTTCAACGTTGATTGCGCAGCCGCACCAAGTTTGTATGGAATCAACGAGGATTTGTATAGGATTCCATCTTACGTCGATAAACGTcaacagaaataa
- the LOC130903873 gene encoding mucin-4-like — MENVLHYIVVILILGQLPILSTSGDAISKRVSFNNVEDFKDVVEFSDSNKNDVKTEDSTVASEKKPETFESHNVWPLSRVKTDVNNVQKSQISIKNKKNYDKLSNSDRNNDIYVVRKLGPSKGYFFVEKRHKPSRKQIKHKRNWADSNNQLVNGENRLENEKNKEAEISNCKELFSIFDEIPLIQDKIKQLLEKKTSKRMSDTWKSIKLIIMNHPEYSNNHMLDKLETKRCFQNFVNNQRRKRHSTYINLRNQKKKINNNLAKRNIDDDPRFKNIINFIVKNRMFSDKYTYVPIMFAKVENCTTNYTTENTTNNVNYITTNNDIESSTNLNNSTSMNVNVTKTNELNSSTTSSHKDIPVELKEKYTMRLKLEVPEEDTQLQYYDDDSMDSQVDNSTFKTGNPTSSLQLTNKSGNTRSKKNITKLNNVTNTDSNEKVTNCDTNNTEEEPITLALTYATSNSKENCENTTLNNISTTYNVSTTNNENGTEPIVTQASATNIVPSYVATSTFSEIIDKVTVQFGKAKGNNEINNINIHYSTVNVTFSLGSSNVTCENTTRNIPEGVSTENISIDTSTINVSAITSSIVYESDSTSSNVKGINSNIGANTLEKPIPQTTENAVTTNAIKHKIIPGILIYPLSKFDNVIDKNKRNAVDIESDVEEDDTVTIEDINNENNVKYVNFNPFIKEKKSVSSNCSEETERMLDELQKLQLPIEENITISNEDNVTYSGPQIYHFNETDSRTDTTETVSDLITNTTSTPSSITTLPKEPGDNCSTTQPVPIVSASNPSSEEAIDYASTTENIIETKITNIQSLPGLNPSSEEVVGVSEDSVKSAINTNEKINVQYSKNDNTTLNGLNFTSTTLLQNQINVSIQTETSLPPTSINYTTAPSCESIREGYQNITSSTAGTTNPTVILSTGNVLASTTIATVLNQSISAVLPHKNRKSVNLKIESLEQDLQLVNEIQSILDGVFDERNGKKFEIREQSDKKKKKNWRKYEKEEKEEAEAFVKKRYGEAFFRPKHAKLYVEFHPENIYYDVSENSNYLLEKREDTTKFDFSWPAWHHTKRRNKNWRKMFTKSLKRTTETDSTKHIQTQTDETNEETTETSSTENTGMSIQSAPTEYTAQTYVDHPVYTSESTFSTSIEENEMISTSSSAYFVPLSTVNEERYKNEEVIITGVINIDEITINTEATINEDNSPTRKDELTFVTKMLTNETPIRHQQTTVEEEYSIDDAITINNDLVNTDETIQNDTDLIEDAMTIDRAILGTVTISDLLEDVEDNNRREKLFSKADELLKEVSKDASIRTTETTIGFPKKATKHVTEESTKIVEDVNYEDVVPEISYSDKKTTSKQSQITEYEHEKRTKTKKHDRYKGQENTTTLKRIEMEEGAKNVEGNQGIGSTIGEMDETTKNQWKNYTIIGKVTNSEGNFPETMQKETKTSITESREELITREPVRTEETTKKTKKSNSDTEEFTTESLVLEEDEELLPSFTEEHKKISVSTAVVSEEVMSTEKLISTTAVASTNTATQKGISKVERFSKQSAEPEEDEELMPSFTKEHKEIIISTAAAPETKTSKEEKISTISLTSTNKISTGGAPEKGMLTKGSISTTAVAGTNIKTQKGIIKIEKFTTETSEPEEDERLLPRFTKKHKKVGTSVGGAPEKEMLTKGSISTTSVAGTNVNTQKGIIKIEKFTTETSEPEEDERLLPRFTKKHKKVGTSVGGAPEKEMLTKGSISTTSVAGTNVNTQKGIIKIEKFTTETSEPEEDERLLPGFTKKHKKVGTSVGGAPEEEMLTKGSISTTAVAGTNDNTQKGIIKIEKFTTETSEPEEDERLLPGFTKKHKKVGTSVGGAPEEEMLTKGSISTTAVAGTNIKTQKGIIKIEKFTTETSEPEEDERLLPGFTKKHKKVVTSVGGAPEEEMLTKESISTTSVAGTNVNTQKGIIKIEKFTTETSESEEDERLLPGFTKKHKKVGTSVGGAPEEEMLTKGSISTTAVAGTNIKTQKGIIKIEKFTTETSEPEEDERLLPGFTKKHKKVGTSVGAAPEKGIMTKGSISTTAVANTNIISQETPGENKKLNTLNYSKFLESVNLSTKITKEAEELMSVTSPMEEMSSTEAEVTLGGINEEVATLSVLETVSIAWPKQISSTLEHDEDWEEESTISIGDLPTSKSEMQTDTTQQVITTEEDMFDGSKSLGTTYHSKVVSAEIDNEVTTNEEELEKTIEIIEGTVAVSFEPKETTSNEIRTGGTVLTEVEHGEEENGRTGMMTNEITETISETTEMGEETEIATPTTRKHDIESPETSEVSETFPEMTEMGEETEIVAAPTREHKIGTPEATEVSETFSETTEIVEETEIATAATRKHEIESPETSEVSGTFPETTEMEAETGIVEAPTTEHKIESPEAIEVSETISETTEMEEETEIIAASTREHKIETPEDTKVSETNSETTESEEETKIIAASTREHKIETPEDTEVSETNSETTESEEETKIIAASTREHKIETPEDTEVSETISETTEMEGETKIIAAATRAHKIETPEATEVSETFSETTEFEAETRIVAAATRKQKIETPEATELSETVSATTESEEETEIVAASTREHKIETPETTESEEETEIVAASTREHKIGSPETTEVSESLSETTESEEETEIVAVPTREHKIETSEATEVSEMFSETIESEVETEITTESEPETVIVAASTRKQKIETPEATELSETTESEAETELVAASTREHKIESPEATEVSETFSETTEFEAETEIVAAATRKHKIETPEATEVSETFSEMTESEEETEITTESEEETEIVAASTREHEIGSPETTEVPESLSETTESEEETEIVAVPTREHKIETSEATEVSEMFSETIESEVETEIWQHLLENKRSKLRKPQSCLRRQNPKQKRS, encoded by the exons ATGGAAAATGTTTTACA TTACATAGTGGTGATACTTATCTTAGGACAACTTCCAATCTTATCAACTTCAGGGGACGCAATCTCGAAACGTGTTAGTTTCAACAACGTGGAAGATTTCAAAGATGTCGTCGAATTCAGcgattcaaacaaaaacgatgTTAAGACCGAAGATTCAACTGTGGCATCGGAAAAAAAACCGGAAACGTTTGAAAGTCACAACGTATGGCCTTTATCGAGGGTTAAAACTGACGTTAACAACGTTCAGAAGTCacaaatttccataaaaaataagaaaaactatgATAAACTTAGTAATAGTGATcgaaataatgatatttatgtAGTGAGGAAACTTGGACCTTCTaaaggatatttttttgttgaaaaaagaCATAAACCGAGTaggaaacaaataaaacataaaagaaaCTGGGCTGATTCAAATAATCAGTTGGTTAATGGCGAAAATAGGttagaaaatgaaaagaacAAAG AAGCGGAAATATCAAACTGTAAAgaattattctcaatttttgacgaaattccTCTAATCCAAGATAAGATAAAACAACTTCTCGAGAAGAAAACATCGAAAAGAATGAGCGACACGTGGAAatcgataaaattgataataatgaaCCATCCTGAATACTCTAATAATCACATGCTGGATAAATTGGAGACGAAACGTTGTTTTCAGAATTTCGTGAACAATCAAAGAAGAAAACGACATTCTACTTATATAAATCTCAGGAAccagaagaagaaaataaacaacaatttggCCAAGAGGAATATCGATGATGATCCGaggtttaaaaatatcattaatttcattgttaaaaatagaATGTTTTCAGATAAATACACGTATGTGCCAATAATGTTTGCGAAAGTGGAAAATTGCACTACAAATTATACAACTGAAAATACAACTAACAACGTAAATTACATTACTACGAATAATGATATTGAGAGCTCCACTAATTTGAATAATTCCACATCTATGAACGTGAACGTTACGAAAACCAATGAA TTAAACtcttcaacaacatcttctcaCAAGGATATACCAGTAGAACTGAAGGAAAAATATACAATGCGCTTAAAATTGGAAGTACCAGAAGAAGATACCCAATTACAATACTACGACGATGATTCTATGGATTCCCAGGTGGATAACTCAACTTTTAAA ACTGGAAATCCGACGTCGTCTCTTCAACTTACAAATAAATCAGGCAATACTAGATCAAAGAAGAACATAACTAAACTAAATAACGTCACTAATACAGATTCCAATGAAAAAGTTACAAATTGCGATACGAATAACACAGAAGAAGAACCTATTACTCTAGCTTTGACTTATGCTACCTCAAACAGTAAAGAAAACTGTGAAAATACAACTTTGAATAACATCAGTACTACTTACAACGTTAGTACTACTAATAATGAAAATGGTACAGAACCAATAGTAACTCAAGCTTCAGCTACTAACATCGTACCTTCGTATGTTGCAACCAgtactttttctgaaataattgataaagtTACTGTCCAATTTGGTAAAGCGaaaggaaataatgaaattaataacataaatatCCATTATAGTACTGTAAATGTTACATTCTCTCTCGGTAGTTCGAATGTAACTTGTGAAAATACCACCAGGAACATACCGGAAGGTGTCAgtactgaaaatatttcaatcgatACCAGTACTATAAACGTCAGCGCAATTACCAGCAGTATTGTATACGAATCGGATAGTACCAGTTCTAATGTGAAAGGAATTAATAGTAATATTGGAGCCAATACTTTAGAAAAACCAA TCCCTCAAACTACTGAAAATGCGGTCACCACAAACGCgattaaacataaaattattcctGGCATCTTAATATATCCTTTAAGTAAATTTGACAacgttattgataaaaataaacgtAATGCGGTCGATATAGAATCAGATGTTGAAGAAGATGATACGGTCACAATAGAAGatataaataacgaaaataatgTTAAA TACGTGAATTTCAATccatttattaaagaaaaaaaatcagtttcgTCGAATTGTTCCGAAGAAACCGAAAGGATGCTGGATGagttacaaaaattacaattacccatcgaagaaaatataacaatatcGAACGAAGATAATGTCACTTATTCCGGACCGCAGATTTACCATTTCAACGAAACAGATTCAAGAACAGATACCACGGAAACCGTATCGGATTTAATAACTAACACGACATCTACGCCATCATCAATAACAACGTTACCGAAAGAACCAGGTGACAACTGCAGTACTACTCAACCAGTACCAATTGTTTCAGCTTCAAACCCATCATCTGAAGAAGCAATTGATTATGCTAGTACCACTGAGAATATTATAGAAACTAAAATAACTAATATACAATCGTTACCGGGTTTGAATCCATCATCTGAAGAAGTGGTTGGTGTTTCAGAAGATTCCGTTAAGAGCGCCATTAACACTAACGAAAAAATTAATGtacaatattccaaaaatgatAATACAACGCTTAATGGACTGAATTTCACCAGTACTACTTTATTACAAAACCAAATCAATGTCAGTATTCAAACTGAAACAAGTTTACCTCCAACGTCAATCAATTACACGACTGCACCAAGTTGTGAATCGATTAGAGAAGGTTACCAAAATATAACAAGTAGTACAGCTGGTACTACTAATCCTACAGTCATATTAAGCACTGGAAATGTACTAGCAAGTACTACGATAGCAACAGTTCTAAACCAG tCAATAAGTGCTGTTTTACCTCACAAAAACCGCAAATCtgtcaatttgaaaatagaatcaTTAGAACAAGACCTTCAATTAGTTAACGAAATTCAAAGTATATTAGATGGAGT ATTTGATGAACGAAACGGGAAAAAGTTCGAAATTCGAGAACAATCggataagaagaaaaagaagaattggaGAAAATAcgagaaagaagaaaaagaagaagcgGAAGCGTTTGTTAAGAAACGATACGGAGAGGCGTTTTTTAGGCCAAAGCATGCAAAATTATATGTAGAATTTCACCcggaaaatatatattacgaCGTATCGGAAAATTCGAattatttgttagaaaaaagGGAAGACACTacgaaatttgatttttcttggCCAGCTTGGCACCATacgaaaagaagaaataaaaattggcGGAAAATGTTTACGAAAAGTTTAAAACGAACTACTGAAACAG ATTCTACTAAACATATCCAAACTCAAACTGATGAAACTAACGAAGAAACTACTGAGACAAGCTCTACCGAAAATACTGGAATGAGTATTCAATCAGCTCCTACAGAATACACAGCTCAAACTTACGTAGATCATCCTGTATATACTTCAGAATCTACTTTTTCAACATCGATCG aagaaaatgaaatgatatCAACAAGTTCTTCTGCGTATTTTGTTCCTTTATCAACTGTCAACGAGGAACGATATAAAAACGAAGAAGTTATTATAACAGGAGTCATTAATATTGACGAAATTACTATTAATACCGAAGCTACGATTAACGAAGACAATTCTCCAACAAGAAAAGACGAATTAACTTTTGTTACTAAAATGTTAACTAATGAAACACCAATTAGACACCAACAAACAACTGTAGAAGAAGAATACAGTATTGATGATGCAATAACTATTAATAATGATTTAGTTAATACTGATGAAACTATTCAAAATGATACGGATTTAATTGAGGATGCCATGACGATTGACCGGGCGATACTTGGTACAGTAACAATCAGCGATTTATTAGAAGATGTCGAAGATAATAATAGAagagaaaaattgttttccaaagCTGACGAATTATTGAAAGAAGTTTCGAAAGATGCCAGTATACGAACTACCGAAACAACCATAGGATTTCCAAAAAAAGCAACCAAACATGTCACAG AAGAATCTACGAAAATTGTCGAAGATGTTAATTACGAAGACGTAGTTCCAGAAATAAGTTATAGCGATAAAAAAACTACATCGAAACAATCACAAATCACAGAATACGAACACGAAAAAagaactaaaacaaaaaaacacgATAGATATAAAGGACAAG AAAACACCACCACGTTAAAACGAATAGAAATGGAAGAAGGTGCAAAAAATGTAGAAGGAAATCAAGGAATCGGTTCGACAATTGGCGAAATGGacgaaacaacaaaaaatc AATGGAAAAATTATACTATAATAGGAAAGGTGACGAATTCGGAAGGAAACTTTCCAGAAACTATgcaaaaagaaacgaaaactTCTATTACTGAATCTCGGGAGGAATTAATAACTCGAGAACCTGTTAGGACTGAAGAAaccacaaaaaaaacaaaaaaaagtaatagcGATACAGAGGAATTCACAACAGAATCCCtagtacttgaagaagacgaAGAATTACTTCCTAGTTTCACCGaggaacataaaaaaatatctgtcAGCACTGCTGTAGTTTCAGAAGAAGTAATGTCAACGGAAAAGTTAATTTCTACTACAGCTGTTGCTAGTACCAATACTGCAACACAAAAAGGCATTAGCAAAGTCGAAAGATTCTCAAAACAGTCAGCGGAACctgaagaagatgaagaattGATGCCTAGCTTCACGAAAGAacacaaagaaataattatCAGTACTGCTGCAGCTCCAGAAACGAAGACGtcaaaggaagaaaaaatttcTACGATATCTCTTACCAGTACTAATAAAATCAGCACAGGAGGAGCTCCAGAAAAAGGAATGTTGACCAAAGGATCAATTTCTACTACAGCTGTTGCTGGTACtaatattaaaacacaaaaaggcataatcaaaatagaaaaattcacaACAGAAACATCAGAACCTGAAGAAGATGAAAGACTACTTCCTAGATTTACcaagaaacataaaaaagtagGTACCAGCGTAGGAGGAGCTCCAGAAAAAGAAATGTTGACAAAAGGATCAATTTCTACTACATCTGTTGCTGGTACTAATGTTAATACACAAAAAGGCatcatcaaaatagaaaaattcacaACAGAAACATCAGAACCTGAAGAAGATGAAAGACTACTTCCTAGATTTaccaaaaaacataaaaaagtagGTACCAGCGTAGGAGGAGCTCCAGAAAAAGAAATGTTGACAAAAGGATCAATTTCTACTACATCTGTTGCTGGTACTAATGTTAATACACAAAAAGGCatcatcaaaatagaaaaattcacaACAGAAACATCAGAACCTGAAGAAGATGAAAGATTACTTCCTGGATTTACcaagaaacataaaaaagtagGGACCAGCGTAGGAGGAGCTCCAGAAGAAGAAATGTTGACGAAAGGGTCAATTTCTACTACAGCTGTTGCTGGTACTAATGATAATACACAAAAAGGCatcatcaaaatagaaaaattcacaACAGAAACATCAGAACCTGAAGAAGATGAAAGATTACTTCCTGGATTTACCAAGAAGCATAAAAAAGTAGGGACCAGCGTAGGAGGAGCTCCAGAAGAAGAAATGTTGACGAAAGGGTCAATTTCTACTACAGCTGTTGCTGGTACtaatattaaaacacaaaaaggcataatcaaaatagaaaaattcacaACAGAAACATCAGAACCTGAAGAAGATGAAAGACTACTTCCTGGATTTACcaagaaacataaaaaagtagTTACCAGCGTAGGAGGAGCACCAGAAGAAGAAATGTTGACAAAAGAATCAATTTCTACTACATCTGTTGCTGGTACTAATGTTAATACACAAAAAGGCatcatcaaaatagaaaaattcacaACAGAAACATCAGAATCTGAAGAAGATGAAAGACTACTTCCTGGATTTACcaagaaacataaaaaagtagGGACCAGCGTAGGAGGAGCTCCAGAAGAAGAAATGTTGACGAAAGGGTCAATTTCTACTACAGCTGTTGCTGGTACtaatattaaaacacaaaaaggcataatcaaaatagaaaaattcacaACAGAAACATCAGAACCTGAAGAAGATGAAAGACTACTTCCTGGATTTACcaagaaacataaaaaagtagGGACCAGCGTAGGCGCAGCTCCAGAAAAAGGAATCATGACGAAAGGATCAATTTCTACTACAGCTGTTGCTAATACTAATATTATATCACAAGAAACACctggagaaaataaaaaacttaacaCACTTAACTACAGCAAATTTTTGGAGAGTGTTAACTTGTccacaaaaataacaaaagaagcTGAAGAATTAATGTCAGTAACATCACCAATGGAAGAAATGTCTTCAACAGAAGCAGAAGTTACTTTGGGAGGAATCAATGAAGAAGTCGCAACGTTATCAGTATTGGAAACTGTTTCCATTGCATGGCCTAAACAAATTTCAAGTACTTTAGAGCATGACGAAGACTGGGAAGAAGAAAGTACAATATCTATTGGAGATCTACCGACATCGAAAAGTGAGATGCAAACGGATACAACTCAACAAGTGATAACAACAGAAGAAGACATGTTTGACGGAAGCAAAAGTTTGGGAACCACTTATCATAGTAAAGTAG TTTCGGCAGAAATTGACAACGAGGTTACAACGAATgaagaagaattggaaaaaactaTCGAAATAATAGAAGGAACTGTAGCTGTAAGTTTCGAACCGAAAGAAACTACCTCGAACGAGATAAGAACAGGAGGTACAGTGTTAACTGAG GTGGAACatggagaagaagaaaatggaaGAACGGGAATGATGACTAATGAAATAACTGAGACAATTTCTGAGACAACAGAAATGGGAGAAGAAACAGAAATAGCAACACCTACTACTCGGAAACATGATATTGAATCACCAGAGACCTCTGAGGTATCTGAGACGTTCCCTGAGATGACAGAAATGGGAGAAGAAACGGAGATAGTAGCAGCTCCTACTAGAGAACATAAGATCGGAACTCCAGAAGCTacagaggtgtctgagacgttctctgagacgacagaaATAGTAGAAGAAACAGAAATAGCAACAGCTGCTACTCGGAAACATGAGATTGAATCACCAGAGACCTCTGAGGTATCTGGGACGTTCCCTGAGACGACAGAAATGGAAGCAGAAACGGGAATAGTAGAAGCCCCAACTACAGAACATAAGATCGAAAGTCCAGAAGCAATAGAAGTGTCTGAAACAATCTCTGAGACGACAGAAATGGAAGAAGAAACGGAGATAATAGCAGCCTCTACTAGAGAACACAAGATCGAAACTCCAGAAGACACAAAAGTGTCTGAGACAAActctgagacgacagaatcGGAAGAAGAAACGAAGATAATAGCAGCCTCTACTAGAGAACACAAGATCGAAACTCCAGAAGACACAGAAGTGTCTGAGACAAActctgagacgacagaatcggaagaagaaacgaaaataatagCAGCCTCTACTAGAGAACACAAGATCGAAACTCCAGAAGACACAGAAGTGTCTGAGACAATCTCTGAGACGACAGAAATGGAAGGAGAAACGAAGATAATAGCAGCTGCTACTAGAGCacataagatcgaaactccagaagccacagaggtgtctgagacgttctctgagacgacagaatTCGAAGCAGAAACGAGGATAGTAGCAGCTGCTACTCGAAAACAAAAGATCGAAACTCCAGAAGCCACGGAGTTGTCTGAGACGGTCTCTGCGACGACAGAATCCGAAGAAGAAACGGAGATAGTGGCAGCCTCTACTAGAGaacataagatcgaaactccggaa acgacagaatccgaagAAGAAACGGAGATAGTGGCAGCCTCTACTAGAGAACATAAAATCGGATCTCCAGAAaccacagaggtgtctgagtCGTTATCAgagacgacagaatccgaagAAGAAACGGAGATAGTAGCAGTTCCTACTAGAGAACATAAGATCGAAACTTCagaagccacagaggtgtctgaaATGTTCTCTGAGACGATTGAATCCGAAGTAGAAACGGAGATA acGACTGAATCCGAACCAGAAACGGTGATAGTGGCAGCATCTACTCGAAAACAAAAGATCGAAACTCCGGAAGCCACAGAGTTgtctgagacgacagaatccgaagCAGAAACGGAGTTAGTGGCAGCCTCTACTAGAGAACATAAGATCGAAAGTCCagaagccacagaggtgtctgagacgttctctgagacgacagaatTCGAAGCAGAAACGGAGATAGTAGCAGCTGCTACTCGAAaacataagatcgaaactccggaggccacagaggtgtctgaaACGTTCTCTGAGATGACAGAATCCGAAGAAGAAACGGAGATA acgacagaatccgaagAAGAAACGGAGATAGTGGCAGCCTCTACTAGAGAACATGAAATCGGATCTCCAGAAACCACAGAGGTGCCTGAGTCGTTATCAgagacgacagaatccgaagAAGAAACGGAGATAGTAGCAGTTCCTACTAGAGAACATAAGATCGAAACTTCagaagccacagaggtgtctgaaATGTTCTCTGAGACGATTGAATCCGAAGTAGAAACGGAGATA TGGCAGCATCTACTCGAAAACAAAAGATCGAAACTCCGGAAGCCACAGAGTTgtctgagacgacagaatccgaagCAGAAACGGAGTTAG
- the LOC130903626 gene encoding PRL-1 phosphatase-like — protein MSSMTEFALISHRGFKFLITKNPSNNNLETFIKELKKNNVKIVVRVCEPTYDTEALKGAGIQVCNLTIPDGTCPSDSIIQEFFLILKRQFSINPESCIAVHCVGGLGRAPVMVALALIELGFTYEDAVSLIREKRRGAINSKQLEFLSKYKPKSRLGKDQKKCVVQ, from the exons atGTCCTCCATGACGGAATTCGCACTAATCAGTCACAGGGGCTTCAAATTTCTCATAACCAAGAACCCGTCTAACAACAATTTGGAGACTTTtatcaaagaattaaaaaagaataacGTCAAAATCGTCGTTAGAGTATGCGAGCCGACGTACGATACCGAAGCTTTAAAAGGAGCAGGAATACAAGTTTGTAATTTGACCATTCCAGATGGTACTTGCCCGTCAGATAGTATCATACAGGAGTTTTTCCTCATACTCAAGAGGCAGTTCTCCATTAATCCGGAATCCTGCATTGCCGTTCATTGTGTGGGAG GACTAGGCAGAGCTCCTGTGATGGTAGCTTTAGCTCTTATAGAGCTCGGATTCACTTACGAAGACGCCGTTTCCCTTATAAGGGAAAAAAGACGTGGTGCCATAAATTCTAAACAACTAGAATTTCTTTCGAAATACAAACCGAAATCGAGATTAGGAAAAGATCAAAAAAAATGTGTCGTTCAgtga